A single Lactuca sativa cultivar Salinas chromosome 8, Lsat_Salinas_v11, whole genome shotgun sequence DNA region contains:
- the LOC111884028 gene encoding uncharacterized protein LOC111884028: MLTTKRSINNQTKRSTRFETRDTKVQQGKGTKTLRSKEAEANKKSPNTIAKYSSYGNSPKGLKVHPKPPSTPSSISSEGFDDQDPGESKEADILDESSNGVQTDDESETIHVEENTQHEAKEAFDLKFAQMETRIEKLEEELREVAALEVSLYSVIQEHSSSAHKVHTPAHRLSRLYIHASKRLSIARNIVSGLNMISMSCGNDVSRLTFWWSNIAVMREMITQAFGSKQSNKSDFRNLVDDWQETRTFTSELEKIESGIFSRIIESIWCQTLKPKMLTNEANAKLPGDFSINLWQNAFHDSFKRLCPVRAGGHECGCLPFLARMVMEQCVSRLDVAMFNSILHDEIPSDHATDPIIDSIVLPIPTGDLSFSSGAQLKKAVGNWSRWLTDRFSAETDSEETSNEDDDFKKTKTGELKCFNLLNSLSCVLMVPKDMLTDRSIRDELCPSISLSLLGKILSNFTPDEFCPDPVPNSVLEALNAESIIDRGSSEDDSSSVTYAAATIMYKPPPINVAERVCEAGGNTELNRKVYTSDEEVEELDSSPTFTIGKFPPFPIGEENGIARYQLLREVWSS, translated from the exons ATGTTAACTACGAAACGTTctataaataatcaaacaaaacGTTCTACAAGGTTTGAAACCAGAGATACAAAAGTACAACAAGGAAAAGGAACCAAAACATTGAGATCAAAAGAAGCAGAAGCAAACAAGAAATCTCCCAACACCATAGCCAAATACTCATCTTATGGTAACTCCCCAAAAGGTTTGAAAGTTCATCCAAAACCACCATCAACTCCTTCGTCTATATCCTCTGAAGGATTTGATGATCAAGATCCTGGAGAATCAAAAGAAGCAGATATCTTGGATGAGTCCTCAAATGGGGTACAAACTGATGATGAAAGTGAAACGATTCATGTTGAAGAAAACACCCAACATGAAGCAAAAGAAGCATTTGATCTAAAGTTTGCACAAATGGAAACAAGAATTGAGAAACTTGAAGAGGAGCTAAGAGAAGTTGCAGCTCTTGAAGTTTCTCTCTATTCTGTAATACAAGAACACAGTAGCTCAGCCCATAAGGTGCATACCCCTGCTCATCGTCTTTCTAGACTTTATATACATGCAAGCAAGCGGTTGTCTATTGCTAGAAACATTGTATCAGGGCTTAATATGATTTCCATGTCTTGTGGGAATGATGTTTCAAG GTTGACTTTTTGGTGGTCAAACATTGCTGTAATGAGAGAAATGATTACCCAAGCATTTGGAAGTAAACAATCCAATAAGTCTGATTTCAGGAATTTAGTTGATGATTGGCAAGAAACAAGAACATTTACATCTGAACTTGAGAAAATCGAGTCAGGGATATTTTCACGAATCATCGAGTCTATTTGGTGTCAG ACTTTGAAGCCTAAAATGCTTACAAATGAAGCAAATGCAAAGTTACCTGGAGACTTTTCCATTAATCTATGGCAAAATGCTTTCCATGATTCTTTCAAGAGACTTTGTCCTGTTCGTGCAGGGGGGCATGAATGTGGTTGCCTCCCATTTTTGGCAAGAATG GTAATGGAACAGTGTGTATCCAGACTTGATGTAGCCATGTTCAATTCCATTCTCCATGATGAAATTCCATCCGATCATGCAACAGATCCTATTATCGATTCCATAGTTTTGCCTATTCCAACAGGAGATCTAAGCTTTAGCTCAGGGGCACAACTCAAAAAAGCTGTTGGCAATTGGTCAAGATGGCTAACTGATAGATTCTCAGCGGAGACAGATTCCGAAGAAACTTctaatgaagatgatgatttTAAGAAGACTAAAACCGGTGAATTAAAATGCTTCAATCTCCTTAATTCATTAAGTTGTGTTCTAATGGTACCAAAGGACATGCTTACCGATAGATCAATCAGAGACGAGTTGTGTCCTTCAATAAGTCTTTCGTTGCTAGGGAAAATACTCAGCAATTTTACTCCAGATGAATTCTGTCCAGATCCAGTTCCGAACTCTGTATTGGAGGCATTAAATGCTGAG TCGATCATTGATCGTGGATCATCGGAAGACGATTCGAGCAGCGTTACGTATGCAGCTGCAACGATCATGTACAAACCTCCTCCGATCAATGTTGCTGAGAGAGTTTGTGAGGCAGGTGGAAATACTGAATTGAACAGAAAGGTGTATACGAGCGATGAGGAAGTTGAAGAGCTCGATTCATCGCCCACTTTTACAATCGGAAAATTCCCACCGTTTCCAATTGGTGAAGAAAACGGAATTGCGAGATACCAACTTCTTCGTGAAGTTTGGTCGTCTTGA